One region of Juglans microcarpa x Juglans regia isolate MS1-56 chromosome 7S, Jm3101_v1.0, whole genome shotgun sequence genomic DNA includes:
- the LOC121240444 gene encoding methyltransferase N6AMT1-like — MSFKMAQISLVSRHREVYEPCDDSFALVDALLADRNNLLEHHPTLCMEVGCGSGYIITSLALMLGQKAAGVHYIATDVNPHAVRVTNETLEAHGVHAELLATDIASGLEMRLAGLVDIMVVNPPYVPTPEDEVGREGIASAWAGGENGRRVIDKILPIADTLLSDKGWLYMVMLTANNPSEICLQMREKGYAARIVIQRSTEEESLHVIKFWREFNTQSRSKELMTANKTVPARVMQESPVSQFPKSDIFSHGS; from the coding sequence ATGTCCTTCAAGATGGCCCAAATCAGCCTTGTGAGTAGACATAGGGAGGTTTATGAACCATGTGACGATTCATTTGCACTGGTTGATGCACTTCTCGCCGATAGAAATAACCTGTTAGAGCATCATCCAACATTGTGCATGGAAGTGGGTTGTGGTAGTGGGTATATCATCACCTCTTTAGCTCTCATGTTGGGACAGAAGGCTGCTGGAGTTCACTATATTGCTACTGATGTCAATCCTCATGCAGTGAGAGTTACCAATGAGACCCTAGAAGCACATGGTGTTCATGCAGAGTTGCTAGCCACTGACATTGCATCAGGATTGGAAATGCGTTTGGCAGGATTGGTTGATATAATGGTTGTGAACCCACCATATGTGCCAACACCCGAAGATGAAGTGGGTCGTGAAGGAATTGCCTCTGCTTGGGCAGGTGGGGAGAATGGCCGGAGAGTTATCGATAAGATATTGCCAATTGCTGACACTCTATTGTCAGATAAGGGCTGGTTGTACATGGTCATGCTTACGGCTAACAATCCCTCAGAGATATGCCTTCAAATGAGAGAGAAGGGATACGCTGCTAGAATTGTCATCCAGAGATCAACAGAAGAAGAGTCTCTCCATGTCATCAAATTCTGGCGGGAGTTCAATACTCAAAGTAGGTCAAAGGAATTGATGACAGCAAACAAAACAGTTCCTGCAAGAGTCATGCAGGAATCTCCAGTCTCACAGTTTCCTAAATCTGACATTTTTAGCCATGGTAGCTGA